One window of the Gemmatimonadota bacterium genome contains the following:
- a CDS encoding adenosylhomocysteinase, with amino-acid sequence MESDIRDPDLAKAGAARMAWDARQMPVLRAIKDRFAREQPLRNLRVGVCLHISTKTANLVTAIKAGGAEPIVCASNPLSTQDDVAASLVVHHGVPVLAIRGEDSDTFSRHLHTVLDAQPDLLLDDGADLVITAHRDHRQQLGKIIGGTEETTTGVNRLQSMVRNGDLTFPVIAVNDSKTKHQFDNRFGTGQSALDGVLRATNTLIAGKTVVVCGYGWCGRGVASRARGLGGQVIVTEVDPVAALEAVMEGFRVLPMAEAAALGDLFVTVTGNRGVIRRDHLEAMKDGAMLANAGHFDVEIDVQALGALAVERQSLRPWVEEYVLANGRRLYLLGEGRLVNLVAGEGHPAAVMDLSFANQALAAEHLAARHGEMTPGVHTLPDEIDHEIASLKLASMGMAVDELTPEQRAYLDSWH; translated from the coding sequence ATGGAATCTGACATCCGTGATCCCGATCTCGCCAAGGCCGGCGCGGCGCGCATGGCATGGGACGCCCGCCAGATGCCGGTCTTGCGCGCGATAAAAGACCGGTTCGCGCGGGAACAGCCCCTTCGCAACCTGCGCGTCGGCGTTTGCCTGCACATTTCGACCAAGACGGCCAACCTGGTCACGGCGATCAAGGCAGGCGGCGCGGAGCCCATCGTCTGCGCATCCAATCCCTTGAGCACGCAGGACGACGTGGCGGCCAGCCTGGTCGTGCATCACGGGGTGCCCGTATTGGCGATAAGGGGGGAGGACTCCGACACGTTCAGCCGGCACCTGCACACCGTGCTGGATGCGCAGCCGGATCTCCTGCTGGACGACGGGGCCGACCTGGTTATCACGGCGCATCGGGACCACCGCCAACAACTGGGCAAGATCATCGGCGGAACGGAAGAGACGACCACGGGCGTTAACCGGCTTCAAAGCATGGTCCGGAACGGCGACCTGACCTTTCCGGTCATCGCGGTCAACGATTCGAAGACCAAGCATCAATTCGACAACCGGTTTGGCACGGGACAAAGCGCGCTCGACGGCGTCCTCCGGGCCACTAATACGTTGATCGCGGGAAAAACGGTGGTGGTGTGCGGCTACGGCTGGTGCGGACGGGGCGTGGCGTCCCGGGCCAGGGGGCTGGGCGGCCAGGTCATCGTAACGGAGGTGGATCCCGTCGCGGCCCTGGAAGCCGTCATGGAGGGATTCCGGGTACTGCCCATGGCCGAGGCGGCCGCGCTGGGTGACCTGTTCGTCACCGTGACCGGAAACCGCGGGGTCATACGCCGCGATCACCTGGAAGCCATGAAAGACGGCGCCATGCTGGCCAACGCCGGACATTTCGACGTGGAAATCGACGTGCAGGCCCTGGGTGCCCTCGCGGTCGAGCGGCAGTCCCTGCGTCCATGGGTGGAGGAGTACGTCCTGGCGAACGGCCGGAGACTGTATCTCCTCGGTGAGGGACGGCTGGTCAACCTGGTGGCCGGCGAGGGACATCCCGCCGCGGTCATGGACCTGTCCTTCGCCAACCAGGCCCTGGCGGCGGAACACCTGGCAGCCAGGCACGGGGAAATGACACCCGGTGTACACACCCTGCCGGATGAAATCGACCACGAGATCGCCAGCCTGAAGCTCGCGAGCATGGGTATGGCCGTGGACGAGTTGACGCCGGAACAGAGGGCGTACCTGGATTCGTGGCACTGA
- a CDS encoding MATE family efflux transporter: MLDLSRKRLNRTILSLAWPAILENLMHTTVYIVDSIFIGTLGTLAFAAVGQSSMILFTVVFVFYGIGVATGAVVARNLGRGDQKTACEAAGQGIILGTSIGLMVAALGLMFGKDLMVFLGTEPDVVERAQEYMPIVFAFSVLRLFIYTSSGILRAAGDTKTPMWITGIMNVYNIFADWVLIFGIGPFPELGITGAALATGTAYVLGAVLLMYRLFRRHARFRLCGSDIGNIRSEHLRTIIRIAVPNLGEQSVMQCAYFSFMWIVTSLGTAALTAHFMTIRVEMVSFMPVFGLSMAVSTVVGQSLGAERPEIAELAVKKAARIGLIAMSALGLIFVAVPGLLVGIYSPSPEVYDLAVLCVRIAALELPTSALLMIYTGAMRGAGDTVSPMLISIFGAIFLRIGMMYVLVIDLGWGLPGVWYGTALDWGIRLVIAWFLFRRGRWKRIKI, translated from the coding sequence ATGCTCGACCTCTCCAGAAAACGCCTCAACCGTACCATACTTTCCCTCGCATGGCCGGCCATACTCGAAAACCTGATGCACACGACGGTGTACATCGTCGACAGCATCTTTATCGGCACCCTCGGAACGCTGGCTTTCGCCGCCGTCGGCCAGAGTTCCATGATCCTCTTTACCGTGGTTTTCGTCTTCTACGGGATCGGGGTGGCAACGGGGGCCGTCGTGGCGAGGAACCTGGGCCGGGGCGACCAGAAGACGGCCTGCGAGGCCGCCGGCCAGGGGATCATACTCGGAACGTCTATCGGCTTGATGGTGGCCGCGTTGGGCCTGATGTTCGGCAAGGATCTCATGGTATTCCTGGGTACCGAGCCGGACGTCGTCGAACGTGCCCAGGAGTACATGCCCATCGTCTTCGCCTTCAGCGTGCTGCGCCTTTTCATCTACACCAGCAGCGGCATCCTGCGCGCGGCCGGCGACACCAAGACGCCCATGTGGATCACGGGTATCATGAACGTGTACAACATCTTCGCCGACTGGGTGCTGATCTTCGGCATCGGACCCTTCCCGGAACTGGGCATAACGGGCGCGGCCCTGGCTACCGGCACGGCCTACGTCCTGGGCGCCGTCCTGCTCATGTACAGGCTGTTCCGCCGTCACGCGAGATTCAGGCTGTGCGGCAGCGACATTGGGAATATCAGATCCGAGCACCTGCGGACCATCATACGGATCGCCGTGCCGAATCTCGGTGAACAGTCCGTCATGCAATGCGCCTATTTCTCGTTCATGTGGATCGTGACAAGCCTGGGTACGGCGGCGCTCACGGCGCATTTCATGACCATACGGGTGGAGATGGTCTCCTTCATGCCCGTATTCGGACTTTCCATGGCCGTGTCCACCGTGGTCGGACAGAGTCTGGGCGCCGAGCGTCCCGAAATCGCCGAGCTTGCCGTGAAGAAGGCCGCTCGAATCGGCCTGATCGCCATGAGCGCGCTGGGGCTTATATTCGTCGCCGTACCCGGCCTGCTCGTCGGTATCTACAGTCCGTCGCCGGAAGTGTATGACCTGGCCGTGCTCTGCGTGCGTATCGCCGCCCTCGAACTGCCGACGTCGGCTTTGCTGATGATCTATACCGGCGCCATGCGGGGCGCGGGAGACACCGTGAGTCCCATGCTGATCAGCATCTTCGGCGCGATCTTCCTGCGGATCGGCATGATGTACGTGCTGGTGATCGATCTGGGCTGGGGGTTGCCTGGGGTATGGTACGGTACGGCGCTGGACTGGGGCATCCGCCTGGTGATCGCCTGGTTCCTGTTCCGGCGGGGTCGGTGGAAGAGGATAAAGATCTAA
- the dtd gene encoding D-aminoacyl-tRNA deacylase, which translates to MKVVLQRVSSASVKIDGAVTGEIGPGLVLLFGIAKDDAPEDVEYVVNKCAGLRIFGDDQGKMNRSLLDVGGEVLAISQFTLFGDTRKGRRPSFESAAPPELAEPLYELAVERLREQGIRVATGRFGAYMEVSLVNDGPVTLTVESRR; encoded by the coding sequence ATGAAAGTCGTTTTGCAGCGCGTCTCCAGCGCTTCCGTCAAAATCGACGGCGCGGTAACCGGTGAAATCGGTCCCGGTCTCGTACTGCTATTTGGCATTGCGAAGGACGATGCGCCGGAGGACGTGGAGTACGTCGTCAACAAGTGCGCCGGACTCCGGATATTCGGCGACGACCAGGGGAAGATGAACCGTTCTCTGCTCGACGTAGGGGGTGAAGTACTGGCGATATCCCAGTTTACGCTGTTCGGCGATACCCGCAAGGGCCGCAGGCCCAGTTTCGAAAGCGCCGCGCCGCCGGAACTCGCCGAACCGCTCTACGAGCTGGCGGTCGAACGCCTCAGGGAACAGGGCATCAGGGTCGCCACCGGTCGTTTCGGCGCCTACATGGAAGTGTCACTGGTCAACGACGGGCCCGTGACCTTGACCGTCGAGTCCCGCCGATGA